A window of Malania oleifera isolate guangnan ecotype guangnan chromosome 5, ASM2987363v1, whole genome shotgun sequence contains these coding sequences:
- the LOC131156137 gene encoding thiamine pyrophosphokinase 1 isoform X1, giving the protein MDLMTHSSAFLLPEIPSDHRPAPTYALVVLNQRLPRFAPLLWKHAQVRVCADGGANHLYDEMPQLLPDEDALDVQKRYKPDAIRGDMDSIRKDVLEFYSNLGTKIIDESHDQDTTDLHKCVAFICDLTPNLEKSNLCILVTGALGGRFDHEIGNINVMYRFSTIRIILLSDDCLIHLLPRTHHHEIHIHSSFEGPHCGLVPIGMPSRSTSTTGLQWNLTETEMRFGGLVSTSNIVIAEKVTVQSDADLLWTISIKKP; this is encoded by the exons ATGGACCTCATGACTCATTCTTCCGCCTTCCTCCTCCCTGAGATTCCCTCCGACCACCGCCCCGCCCCGACCTACGCACTCGTCGTCCTTAACCAACGCCTTCCTCGATTTGCTCCTTTGCTCTGGAAGCACG CACAGGTGCGCGTTTGCGCGGATGGAGGCGCGAACCATTTGTACGATGAAATGCCTCAGCTGTTGCCAGACGAAGATGCACTCGATGTTCAAAAAAG GTACAAGCCAGATGCGATTAGAGGAGACATGGATTCAATCAGAAAAGATGTCTTGGAATTTTACTCAAACTTG GGAACCAAAATAATTGACGAATCTCATGACCAGGATACTACAGACCTGCACAAATGTGTAGCATTCATTTGTGATCTCACGCCAAATTTGGAGAAATCTAAT CTGTGCATCCTTGTTACTGGAGCTCTTGGTGGTCGGTTTGATCATGAGATTGGAAACATCAATGTTATGTATCGTTTTTCAACCATCCGAATAATTCTTTTATCTGATGATTGCCTCATCCACCTTCTTCCGAGGACTCACCATCACGAGATCCACATCCACTCTTCATTTGAGGGACCACATTGTGGACTCGTTCCCATCGGAATGCCATCTAGAAGTACTTCAACTACTGGGCTCCAATGGAACCTGA CTGAAACAGAAATGAGATTTGGTGGTCTAGTAAGCACATCGAATATTGTAATAGCAGAGAAAGTTACAGTGCAATCCGATGCAGATCTTCTTTGGACGATATCAATTAAAAAGCCATGA
- the LOC131156137 gene encoding thiamine pyrophosphokinase 1 isoform X2, which translates to MPQLLPDEDALDVQKRYKPDAIRGDMDSIRKDVLEFYSNLGTKIIDESHDQDTTDLHKCVAFICDLTPNLEKSNLCILVTGALGGRFDHEIGNINVMYRFSTIRIILLSDDCLIHLLPRTHHHEIHIHSSFEGPHCGLVPIGMPSRSTSTTGLQWNLTETEMRFGGLVSTSNIVIAEKVTVQSDADLLWTISIKKP; encoded by the exons ATGCCTCAGCTGTTGCCAGACGAAGATGCACTCGATGTTCAAAAAAG GTACAAGCCAGATGCGATTAGAGGAGACATGGATTCAATCAGAAAAGATGTCTTGGAATTTTACTCAAACTTG GGAACCAAAATAATTGACGAATCTCATGACCAGGATACTACAGACCTGCACAAATGTGTAGCATTCATTTGTGATCTCACGCCAAATTTGGAGAAATCTAAT CTGTGCATCCTTGTTACTGGAGCTCTTGGTGGTCGGTTTGATCATGAGATTGGAAACATCAATGTTATGTATCGTTTTTCAACCATCCGAATAATTCTTTTATCTGATGATTGCCTCATCCACCTTCTTCCGAGGACTCACCATCACGAGATCCACATCCACTCTTCATTTGAGGGACCACATTGTGGACTCGTTCCCATCGGAATGCCATCTAGAAGTACTTCAACTACTGGGCTCCAATGGAACCTGA CTGAAACAGAAATGAGATTTGGTGGTCTAGTAAGCACATCGAATATTGTAATAGCAGAGAAAGTTACAGTGCAATCCGATGCAGATCTTCTTTGGACGATATCAATTAAAAAGCCATGA